GTTGTCACTGTCAccgtcccctccctcccctggcaCTCGGAgtggcccccccgcccccccacccctcatCACTGTCTCCCTTGGGTGCAGTCAGCGGCACAGGGCGGCTTTCGGCAGTGCTAGCCCGGCGAGGAGCCATGGGCGCAGCTCCTCGGGTGagtggggggcaccggggaggggtggggggcacctgctgggtgctggggctccTTCCCCgagctccccccaccccatttctCCCCCCTCCACAGCTGAAACTTTCCGGAGCCGACGCTTGGCGCTGAGCTCTGGCAGTGAAACCGATGAACGCTCTgagcccccaccccccaggtAACCGCCAGGGGGgccagggtggggggcaggacAGCTGGgtcccccccgggcaccccaaGCCCTCCCCCGGGCACCCCTTAAcccgctccctgccccgggcaggggcaggagggccACCCGCACCCGGAGACCCCTGAGCGCCTCGTCCTGCAATGGCCCCAGCACAGTGAGTGGCTGCCCAGaagcctgggacccccccccagcgcccccctCTCTTTTTGGgggtccccctgcacccccaaagcGGGGTGACCGCAGCAGGGGATGCACAGGGACcaccccctccctccacccccaggcCCCTCGCCTGGCTGCCGGCCACAAgccgccggcgggcagcgctgccgccaAGTGCCCCGGGAAAGGTGAGCCCCCCCACCTTGCATTTTCGGGGTGCCCCCCGACCCCAACTCAGGCCTTTTTTATCCCattttcccctgcctgccccccccagaGAACCGCTCCGAGGAGCCCTCGGCTGAGCTGGCCGAGATCGACGCCCGGCTGCAGGCGCTGCAGGAGTACATGGCCAGGCTGGAGACCCGCAcgtgacaccccccccccccccaggggacccccacccctccctgtgtccccagggGGTGATAGCGCTGGGATGGGGGCGagtgttcccccccccccccccataaacCCTTGTGTGGCCCCAGGGCGGGTCCTGCTCCTTGCGGGGGGGGGCCTGTGGCCCCCCCATTGTcgctgtcccccccccccccagtgtcctGTGGCTGGGGACAcgccgggggggggcaccagggACATCGCTGGGGCCGTGGGGGACGCAGGACATGGCCCGGGCGACCCCAGTCCTGTCGCCTGGCCCAGCGCTGAGCTCAAAGGGCCACCTGGGAGCCCCCAAACCCAGGGACACCCGGGGGGCAccacccctggggacaccccctcCGCCCCCGGAGCAGGGCCATGACCCATGGCTGGAACCAGGACTGGGACCGGGATCAGGACCAGGACCAATGTGATGACTGTGGCCAGGGCCAGGACGAGGGCTGGAATCAGGACCAGGACCATGTGCAGGACCAGAACCAGGAGCAGGACCGGGACCAGGGCTGGAATCAGGACTGGGACCATGTCCAGGACCACATCCAGAACAAGGCCACATCCACACGCAGGTGGCCGGCCCGGGAGGGCCGTGCCTGCGCAGGAAGGGCTCGGCGCCTGTTGCGGAAGGCAGAGCCCGGCTCGAGCAGCGGCTCATGCACAGCCTCGGGGGCAAGGCCCGGCAGAGCCTTGGGCAGCATCAGCCAGGCACGCTGCCGGCGCTGAGCTCCCCAAAACCAGGGCAAAGCAGAAAGCGAAGGTGGCCGCAGGCTTAGCAGCAGCTGTACCTGCTCAGACAAGAGAAGGAATGTCCCATCCCACCCAGAGGCAAAGGATCCAATAAAGGCCAAGGAGACCCCAGACCCAAATATTGCTATGGGACCGAACTGTCGCATGAGGGGAGGGGAACCTAAATGGCGAGGGTGTAATCACCCGGGGATGTCTTTGTTCAGGGTCCCGCTCTGGAGGCACCCAGCCCGCGCTGTCGTTTCCCGCTgtaccatggaaaaaaaatcctggcgTGCATCACATCAAAGGCGCTGCCTCAGGGACACCGAGGGTCGAGCCTGAGGGGACAGAACGTGCCCGAGAGCGCGTGGGGAGCGGAAAGGGGCACCTGGCAGCTCGGCGGAGCTGCCGCTGCAAAGGGGCTCTGCTCCAAGCAGTTCCAAGTCTCGGGTGGGGTGCGTGCGACTGCCCAAATTGGGGGGGGATGCTCGGGCAGCGGCCGCTCCTTCGAGGCACTGGGGCTGTGCCGCTGCTCggggccaggagctggggcCCAGACCAGGCCCAGACCCACAACCAGGCGCCAGCAGCAGCGGCTCACCTGGAAGGGCTGCCCGCGCAGGAAGGGCATGGCACCCTCCGTGTGCCGCTCCTCGGGGCCCCAGCACCCGCGCTGTTGGGTGTTGCGCACCAGCACGGCCTCGCGCAGGCGGGGGTTGACGTGCAGCACCACGtcccctgagctgctgctgcacaggtTGGCGTGGAACCTGCGACCGGGGGCACCTGTCTGGCaccggcacccagccctggaCCCCCCAGCACACTGACATCCTGagcccccccaggcaccccttaacccgctccctgccccgggcaggggcaggagggccACCCGCACCCAGAGACCCCTGAGCGCCTCGTCCTGCAATGGCCCCAGCACGGTGAGCGGCCGCCCAGaagcctgggacccccccagtgcccccctcTCTGTTTGGgggtccccctgcacccccaaagtGGGGTGACCGCAGCAGGGGATGCACCGGGACCACCCCCTCCCTCCACTCCCAGGCCCCTTGCCTGGCTGCCGGCCACAAgccgccggcgggcagcgctgccgccaAGCGCCCCAGGAAAGGTGAGCCCCCCCACCTTGCATTTTCGGGGTGCCCCCCGACCCCAACTCAGGCCTTTTTTATCCCattttcccctgcccccccccgagAACCACTCCGAGGAGCCCTCGGCTGAGCTGGCCGAGATCGACGCCCGGCTGCAGGCGCTGCAGAAGCATGTGGCCAGGCTGGGGACCCACACGTGCCACCGTCAGGGCTTTATTCCGTCCCACATCACGCAAAATGGTGGCATTTGGGGACAACGGTGGCTGGAGCCAGCCTGGGGCCACAGTTCGGCGATGGCAGCAGCCGGCTATGACGTCACCAGAGCACAGAAGTCCTGGGGGGCTGGCGCGCGGTCTCTGCGCCGAAACCACTGTTTGATGCCACTGTGGCGATGCTGGTGATGATGCCAGGGTGGTGTGGAGGTCGGTCTTCGGGGCCAGCTCGGGGTGCTGCAACCACGCTGCTGCCGTCGCTTACCGGCGGCCGCCACCACTCGCTCAGTGCGCCGGCAAGGGCCCGCGGATGTCGGGCAGGAGGCGGCAGGCGGTGACGATGTCGATGGTGGCGGCCACGGCGTGCAGGTCGCGGCGAGCCAGGCGCAGGCAGTGGGCAGCGGTGGCGGCGGCCGCCTGCGCCCGGCCCAGggccccccccagaccccccaggTGCCGCGCGGCGCTGCCGTAGCTCTGCCGTAGGGCGCTGCCCAccgccccccgcagccgccccgaGCCCTCCCGCAGCCGCTGCTGCAGCAGCGAGGGGGGTTCCCGGCCGCCCCCCCAAACCGTCGCTGGCTCCTCCGTCGGCACCGGGGGGGTCTTCggtctctcctcctcctcctcctcctcctcctcggtcTCGGAGGCTTCGCCCGGCACCTTCAGCCCGGCCGCGGGGgtccccccggccgccccccccggcaccTCCGGCTCCGAGTCGCTCTCGGAGGCTTCGCCCGGCACCAccctgggggggcggggggcggccatggcctgggggcggggggggtcagCGGCAGCACCCCCTGTGGCCCTaaacgggggcggggggctgcgggcttgGCCCGGGGGTCCTGCGGGGTATctgcccctccctcccgccgtgctcagacccccccccccgcgaccccccagccccacggggatccccagggcccccccgcagccccacggGGATCCCCATTTCCCCAAGggcgccccccagccccacggggccccccaccccctcccggggaccccccggccccccggggaTCTCTCACCTCCTGCCCAACGCCGCCGCGGGTCACATGACGGGCGGCCCGCACGAGCGCCGCGTCACGTGTTCACGGGCGGCCGCTACCCGGAAGTGCCCTCACACGGCATGGCGGGCCGGGCGCCGCCGGCGGAGTGCGCatgcgcggggcggggggggtgcgcTCCGCCCCCTGGCGGTGAGAGGGGGAACGCTGCGGCGAGGGGCACCGCGGGCAccgggggcactgggggggactgggaagggactgggggcactggggtgatgggggcactggggtgatggggacaccgggggcactgggggcactgggggggactgggaggggactgggggcactggggtgatggggacactggggggcactggggtgatggggacaccgggggcactggggggggactgggaggggactgggggcactggggtgatgGAGGCACTgggggcgctgggggcactggggtgatgggggcactgggaggggactggaggcactggggtgatggggacaccgggggcaCTAGGGGGGactggggtgatggggacactgggagggactgggggcacTTGGGTgatgggggcactgggggcactgggaggggagtGGGTTGACAGGAGCACTGGgggtccctggtgtccccaacccccaggaccccccgtGTGCTGCCGGAGGCCCCAAtgtccccctcctgccccagggccaCGGGTCCATGGCAAGCACTGGCCACTGCTTTaatggggacagcggggacccAGGGGGACAGGCCTGGGGTGGCCCTTGCCCAGAGACATCCCTGGCCCTGGCCCCACCATTGTCCCCAccccatccttgtccccatccccaccctcatccctgtccccgaGCCCAGTGCCGATGGCAGGTGGCCGGTGGCCGATGGCAGGTGGCTGGTGGCCAATGGCGCTGGCAGGTGGTGGATGGCACTGGCGCGTGTCCCCGGGGCTGACTCAGCACTTGACGCAGGCGAGGGTGACGTCCCCGGCCACCTCCAGCCGGTCGATGGTGGCAGGGGGCACCCGGTGGGCGTAGTCGCAGATGTGGCGCCCGTTCACCCACAGGGCGAAGGCGTGGCTCAGTGGCTGGAtctccagctgggtggccccgGTGTCAGCGCGGGGGACAGGGACCCACCAACCCTGGGGACAACCCGGGGACGCCCACCCTGGGGACGCCCACCCTGGAGACaccccctggggacacccaccctggggacacccaccctggggacaccccctggggacacccacccTGGGGACGCCCACCCTGGGGACATGCCACACCCTTCAAACCccacccccagggacccccccctggggacacccaccccagggacacccATCCCAGGGGCACCCATCCCGGGGATGCCCACCGTGGGGACACCCACCCTGGGCCAGGGCCATGACCCAGGACCAGGGCTGGGACCAGGACCAGGATCGGGACCAGAAGTGGGACCAGGATCAGGACAGGGACTGGGACCTCAACCAGTATTGGGGCTAGGGCTGGGGCCAGGACCAGGGCTGAgaccaggaccaggaccaggaccaggaccagggctgggaccaggaccaggaccaggaccaggaccaggaccaggGCTGGGAAGAGGACTGGGGCCAGGaccaggaccatgtccaggaCCAGGACCAAGACCAAGACCCAGACCAGAACCGGGACTACAACCAGGACCACGTCCAGGCCCAGACCCACAACCAGGCGCCAGCAGCAGCGGCTCACCTGGAAGGGCTGCCCGCGCAGGAAGGGCATGGCACCCTCCGTGTGCCGCTCCTCGGGGCCCCAGCACCCGCGCTGTTGGGTGTTGCGCACCAGCACGGCCTCGCGCAGGCGGGGGTTGACGTGCAGCACCACGtcccctgagctgctgctgcacaggtTGGCGTGGAACCTGCGACCGGGGGCACCCGTCTGGCaccggcacccagccctggaccccccagcacccagtcCTGgccaccccccagcacccagcaccagccctgGGCTCCTAGGCACCCCGAATCCCCCAGAACCctgacccccccagcaccctgaccccccagcaccctgaacccccctgcagcaccctgcctccccgcagcagcctcctgacccctcccagcaccctgacccccagGCAGCACACTGACCCTCCCTCTGCAGCACCCTGACACCCCAGCGTCCCCCAGTCTCCGCAGCAGCACCTtaaccccccagcaccctgaccTCCCCTCCGCAgcaccctgagc
This portion of the Pelecanus crispus isolate bPelCri1 chromosome 30, bPelCri1.pri, whole genome shotgun sequence genome encodes:
- the BLOC1S3 gene encoding biogenesis of lysosome-related organelles complex 1 subunit 3, producing MAAPRPPRVVPGEASESDSEPEVPGGAAGGTPAAGLKVPGEASETEEEEEEEEERPKTPPVPTEEPATVWGGGREPPSLLQQRLREGSGRLRGAVGSALRQSYGSAARHLGGLGGALGRAQAAAATAAHCLRLARRDLHAVAATIDIVTACRLLPDIRGPLPAH